A section of the Streptococcus oriscaviae genome encodes:
- the tsaB gene encoding tRNA (adenosine(37)-N6)-threonylcarbamoyltransferase complex dimerization subunit type 1 TsaB, producing MKILALDSSNQALSVALVEDGRLLAETLLAVKKNHSISLMPVVDFLVAQVGWTPKDLDRIVVAEGPGSYTGLRVAVATAKTLAYTLKIDLVGVSSLQSLVPQSLTGLVVPLIDARRNHVYAGVYENGRALESDRYWSFEDLLSSLSGKENLTFVGEVANFIEQIEKILPDARYQTSLPSAYQLAVIGQNLPAVDVTSFEPNYLKRVEAEENWLKDNQAGSESYIKRV from the coding sequence ATGAAAATACTAGCTTTAGACAGCTCTAACCAGGCCTTGTCGGTTGCCTTGGTGGAGGATGGTCGCTTGCTGGCGGAAACCTTGCTGGCTGTCAAGAAAAATCATAGTATCAGCCTTATGCCTGTGGTCGATTTTTTGGTGGCTCAGGTGGGCTGGACGCCCAAAGACTTGGATCGGATTGTGGTGGCTGAGGGGCCCGGTTCCTACACGGGTCTTCGTGTGGCGGTGGCGACTGCCAAGACTCTGGCCTATACCCTTAAGATTGATTTGGTCGGGGTATCCAGTCTTCAGTCCTTGGTGCCACAGAGTCTGACAGGTCTGGTGGTTCCCCTCATCGATGCGCGCCGAAACCATGTCTATGCCGGTGTTTATGAAAATGGCAGAGCTCTAGAGTCAGACCGCTACTGGTCTTTTGAGGACTTGCTTTCTAGCCTGTCTGGCAAGGAAAACCTGACCTTTGTTGGGGAGGTGGCAAACTTTATCGAGCAGATTGAGAAGATTTTGCCTGACGCTCGTTACCAAACAAGTCTACCTTCTGCCTACCAGTTGGCTGTGATTGGTCAAAATTTGCCTGCGGTTGACGTTACCAGTTTTGAGCCCAACTATCTCAAGCGGGTGGAGGCAGAGGAAAACTGGCTTAAAGATAACCAAGCTGGCTCAGAGAGTTATATCAAGCGCGTATGA
- a CDS encoding DNA-dependent RNA polymerase subunit epsilon — MIYKVFYQESKERSPRRELTHALYLEVDAASELEGRIIARQLVEDNTSYNIEFIELLSDNHLEYEKTHADYKLTEF; from the coding sequence ATGATTTATAAAGTATTTTACCAAGAGAGCAAAGAACGCAGTCCACGCCGCGAGCTAACCCACGCCCTCTACCTAGAGGTTGATGCCGCAAGCGAACTGGAAGGCCGTATCATTGCTCGCCAGCTGGTAGAAGACAATACCTCTTACAACATCGAGTTCATCGAGCTCTTATCTGATAACCACCTTGAGTATGAAAAAACTCATGCTGACTATAAACTTACGGAGTTCTAA
- the rnjA gene encoding ribonuclease J1, with product MSSVNLKPQEVGVFAIGGLGEIGKNTYGIEYQDEIIIVDAGIKFPEDELLGIDYVIPDYSYIVDNLDRVKGLVITHGHEDHIGGIPFLLKQANIPIYAGPLALALIRGKLEEHGLLRDATLHEINHKTELTFKKLKISIFRTTHSIPEPLGVVIDTPQGKIVCTGDFKFDFTPVGEPADLHRMAALGEEGVLCLLSDSTNAEVPTFTNSEKVVGQSIMKLIEDIHGRIIFASFASNIFRLQQAADAAVKTGRKIAVFGRSMEKAIVNGIELGYIKVPKGTFIEPNEIKEYPASEIMILCTGSQGEPMAALSRIAHGTHRQVQLQPGDTVIFSSSPIPGNTTGVNKLINILIEAGVEVIHGKINNIHTSGHGGQQEQKLMLRLIKPKFFMPVHGEYRMQKIHAGLAVDTGVPKENIFIMENGDVLALTKKTARIAGHFNAQDIYVDGNRIGEIGAAVLKDRRDLSEDGVVLAVATVDFQSQMILAGPDILSRGFIYMRESGELIRESQRVLFNAIRIALKNKDANIQTLNGAIVNALRPFLYEKTEREPIIIPMILTPDK from the coding sequence ATGTCATCAGTCAATCTAAAACCTCAAGAAGTTGGCGTTTTTGCCATCGGTGGTTTGGGAGAAATCGGGAAGAACACTTACGGCATTGAATACCAAGATGAAATTATCATAGTGGATGCTGGTATCAAATTCCCTGAAGATGAACTACTGGGCATTGACTACGTTATCCCTGACTACTCTTATATCGTCGACAATCTGGATCGAGTAAAAGGCTTGGTCATTACCCATGGTCACGAAGACCATATCGGCGGAATTCCCTTCCTCCTCAAACAAGCCAACATCCCTATCTACGCCGGTCCTCTTGCTCTTGCCCTCATCCGAGGCAAGTTAGAAGAACACGGCCTCTTACGGGATGCGACCCTTCACGAAATCAACCACAAGACAGAGCTGACTTTCAAGAAACTCAAAATTAGCATCTTCCGCACCACTCACTCTATCCCAGAGCCCTTAGGTGTGGTCATTGACACCCCGCAGGGCAAGATTGTCTGCACAGGCGACTTCAAGTTTGACTTCACTCCCGTTGGTGAACCTGCAGACCTCCACCGCATGGCCGCTCTCGGAGAAGAAGGCGTCCTTTGCTTGCTCTCAGACTCGACCAATGCTGAGGTGCCGACCTTTACCAATTCTGAAAAGGTCGTCGGTCAATCTATTATGAAGTTAATCGAAGACATTCACGGTCGGATCATCTTCGCATCCTTTGCCTCCAACATCTTCCGTCTCCAGCAAGCAGCAGATGCCGCTGTCAAAACTGGTCGTAAGATTGCAGTCTTTGGCCGTTCGATGGAAAAGGCCATTGTTAACGGGATCGAACTGGGCTATATCAAGGTTCCAAAAGGCACCTTTATTGAGCCTAATGAAATCAAGGAATACCCTGCCAGCGAAATCATGATTCTCTGTACGGGAAGCCAAGGAGAGCCAATGGCTGCCCTCTCTCGTATCGCTCATGGTACCCACCGTCAGGTTCAGCTCCAGCCCGGAGATACAGTCATCTTCTCCTCAAGCCCTATTCCAGGAAATACCACTGGCGTTAACAAACTTATCAACATTCTGATTGAAGCTGGGGTTGAGGTCATCCACGGCAAGATTAACAACATCCACACCTCTGGACACGGTGGTCAGCAGGAACAAAAACTCATGCTCCGCCTCATTAAACCAAAATTCTTCATGCCTGTTCACGGAGAGTACCGCATGCAGAAAATCCATGCAGGTCTGGCGGTTGATACTGGTGTTCCGAAGGAAAACATCTTCATCATGGAAAACGGGGACGTTCTAGCCCTAACTAAAAAAACTGCCCGCATTGCCGGCCATTTCAATGCACAAGACATCTATGTCGATGGCAATCGCATTGGCGAAATCGGCGCTGCTGTCCTCAAGGATCGTAGAGATTTATCAGAAGACGGTGTTGTCCTTGCTGTCGCAACAGTGGACTTCCAATCCCAGATGATTCTTGCCGGCCCAGATATTCTCAGCCGTGGCTTCATCTATATGCGCGAATCTGGCGAACTCATCCGAGAAAGCCAGCGCGTCCTCTTCAACGCTATCCGTATCGCCCTCAAAAATAAGGATGCCAACATCCAAACCCTAAACGGCGCTATTGTCAACGCCCTCAGACCCTTCTTATATGAAAAAACCGAGCGTGAACCCATCATTATTCCGATGATACTCACTCCCGATAAATGA
- the rimI gene encoding ribosomal protein S18-alanine N-acetyltransferase yields MIEIRHYNGQGNLAEAVLAVMQSVYEQSPWTFEQIASSMASQDEDYYLAYEGQEIVGFLAVQTVLDEMEILQIAVRADFQRMGIASQLLAAVMDWDGDIFLEVRESNSAAQALYTRQHFTKIGKRKDYYRHPVEDAVIMKRERNER; encoded by the coding sequence ATGATAGAGATTAGACACTACAATGGGCAGGGAAATCTGGCGGAGGCTGTTTTGGCAGTCATGCAGTCGGTTTATGAGCAATCCCCTTGGACTTTTGAGCAGATTGCCTCTAGCATGGCGAGTCAGGATGAAGATTATTATCTGGCCTATGAGGGTCAGGAGATAGTCGGATTTTTAGCTGTTCAGACGGTGCTGGATGAAATGGAAATTTTGCAGATTGCTGTCAGGGCTGATTTTCAGAGGATGGGAATTGCAAGCCAACTCTTAGCTGCTGTGATGGACTGGGATGGGGACATCTTCCTTGAAGTGAGGGAGTCGAACAGCGCAGCTCAGGCTCTCTATACACGCCAGCATTTTACCAAAATAGGAAAACGAAAAGACTACTACCGCCATCCTGTCGAGGACGCGGTGATAATGAAGAGAGAACGGAATGAAAGATAG
- the tsaD gene encoding tRNA (adenosine(37)-N6)-threonylcarbamoyltransferase complex transferase subunit TsaD — MKDRLILAIETSCDETSVAVLRNEAELLSNVIASQIASHQRFGGVVPEVASRHHVEVITACIEEALLEAEVTAEDLTAVAVTYGPGLVGALLVGISAAKAFAWANGLPLIPVNHMAGHLMAARAVKELVFPLLALLVSGGHTELVYVSEAGDYKIVGETRDDAVGEAYDKVGRVMGLPYPAGRVIDELAHEGQDVYDFPRAMIKEDNLEFSFSGLKSAFINLYHNAQQKGETLSNADLSASFQACVMDILMAKTKKALEQYPVKTLVVAGGVAANQGLRERLAAEITDVEVIIPPLRLCGDNAGMVALAAVSEYNKENFAGWDLNAKPSLAFDSLMM, encoded by the coding sequence ATGAAAGATAGATTGATTTTGGCGATTGAGACCTCGTGTGACGAAACCTCGGTGGCTGTTTTGCGAAATGAGGCGGAGCTTTTGTCCAACGTCATTGCCAGTCAGATTGCCAGTCACCAGCGTTTTGGCGGGGTGGTGCCCGAGGTGGCCAGCCGTCACCATGTGGAAGTGATCACGGCCTGTATCGAGGAAGCTTTGTTGGAGGCGGAGGTGACGGCAGAGGACCTGACGGCTGTTGCCGTGACCTATGGTCCCGGTTTGGTCGGAGCCTTGTTGGTTGGTATTTCTGCCGCTAAGGCGTTTGCTTGGGCTAATGGCTTGCCGCTCATTCCTGTCAATCACATGGCAGGGCATTTGATGGCGGCACGGGCGGTTAAGGAGTTGGTGTTTCCGCTTTTGGCGCTCTTGGTCAGCGGTGGGCACACGGAGTTGGTCTATGTGTCAGAAGCGGGTGATTACAAGATTGTCGGTGAAACGCGAGATGATGCGGTCGGCGAGGCCTACGATAAGGTTGGCCGGGTCATGGGGCTACCCTACCCAGCTGGTCGGGTTATTGACGAGTTGGCGCATGAGGGGCAGGATGTTTATGACTTCCCTCGCGCTATGATCAAGGAAGATAATCTGGAGTTTTCTTTCTCTGGACTCAAGTCTGCCTTTATCAACCTCTACCACAATGCCCAGCAAAAAGGTGAAACCCTGTCCAATGCAGACCTGTCCGCTTCTTTTCAAGCCTGTGTCATGGATATTCTCATGGCCAAGACCAAGAAGGCTTTGGAGCAATACCCTGTTAAGACCTTGGTTGTAGCGGGCGGTGTGGCAGCCAATCAGGGTTTGAGAGAGCGGTTGGCGGCTGAAATCACCGATGTGGAGGTCATCATTCCTCCGCTTCGCCTCTGCGGTGATAATGCGGGCATGGTTGCCTTGGCAGCGGTCAGTGAGTATAATAAGGAAAACTTTGCTGGTTGGGATTTGAACGCCAAGCCAAGTTTGGCATTTGATAGCTTGATGATGTAA